A region of Tigriopus californicus strain San Diego chromosome 7, Tcal_SD_v2.1, whole genome shotgun sequence DNA encodes the following proteins:
- the LOC131883376 gene encoding probable histone-lysine N-methyltransferase set-23, with the protein MDQLEDDYDHPASLSATLSYCPTNVPGQGCDLDLFYTIPLGCDCSNLCSHPQSCSCQILDQPNYNDDGKYQHAFNQDIPIFECHESCGSGSGRTCSNRVVQKGPLKGLVIQAVPGKNLGLFTREHIEQGRFVCEYAGEVIGQVQAEARIRAQDHLGQDNYILKVVEHVEKEPVITLIDPTAIGNIGRYINHSCDPNLVMIPVRIGSMVPHVALFACRDIQAQEELNFHYGSRRDPPSNGEILEHRTSCLCRTKSCSGFLPSLK; encoded by the coding sequence ATGGATCAATTGGAGGACGATTACGATCATCCGGCAAGTTTAAGTGCCACTCTCTCATATTGTCCCACCAATGTACCGGGTCAAGGCTGTGATTTGGACTTGTTTTACACGATTCCATTGGGCTGTGATTGCTCCAATCTTTGTTCCCATCCTCAATCATGCTCATGTCAGATCTTGGATCAACCTAATTACAATGACGATGGTAAATACCAACATGCTTTCAATCAAGACATTCCCATCTTTGAATGTCATGAGAGTTGTGGAAGTGGTTCTGGACGGACTTGTTCCAATCGAGTGGTCCAAAAAGGTCCCCTGAAAGGATTGGTAATCCAAGCGGTTCCCGGCAAAAACTTGGGCCTTTTCACCCgtgaacatattgagcaagGCCGCTTTGTCTGTGAATATGCGGGCGAAGTGATTGGCCAGGTTCAAGCTGAGGCCAGGATTCGAGCTCAAGATCATCTTGGACAAGATAACTACATCTTGAAGGTGGTGGAGCATGTGGAGAAGGAACCCGTAATCACTTTGATTGATCCCACAGCCATTGGGAACATTGGGAGGTACATCAACCACTCGTGTGATCCCAATCTGGTGATGATTCCCGTACGAATTGGTTCCATGGTCCCACATGTGGCTTTATTTGCCTGCCGAGATATCCAAGCTCAGGAGGAGCTCAATTTCCATTATGGATCAAGAAGGGACCCTCCAAGCAATGGTGAAATTTTGGAACACAGAACGAGCTGTCTTTGTAGAACGAAGAGTTGTTCTGGTTTCTTACctagtttgaaatga
- the LOC131883305 gene encoding probable histone-lysine N-methyltransferase set-23 isoform X2, with translation MDQLEDDYDHPASLSATLSYCPTNVPGQGCDLDLFYTIPLGCDCSNLCSHPQSCSCQILDQPNYNDDGKYQHAFNQDIPIFECHESCGSGSGRTCSNRVVQKGPLKGLVIQAVPGKNLGLFTREHIEQGRFVCEYAGEVIGQVQAEARIRAQDHLGQDNYILKVVEHVEKEPVITLIDPTAIGNIGRYINHSCDPNLVMIPVRIGSMVPHVALFACRDIQAQEELNFHYGSRRDHPSNGEILEHRTRCLCRTKSCSGFLPSLK, from the coding sequence ATGGATCAATTGGAGGACGATTACGATCATCCGGCAAGTTTAAGTGCCACTCTCTCATATTGTCCCACCAATGTACCGGGTCAAGGCTGTGATTTGGACTTGTTTTACACGATTCCATTGGGCTGTGATTGCTCCAATCTTTGTTCCCATCCTCAATCATGCTCATGTCAGATCTTGGATCAACCTAATTACAATGACGATGGTAAATACCAACATGCTTTCAATCAAGACATTCCCATCTTTGAATGTCATGAGAGTTGTGGAAGTGGTTCTGGACGGACTTGTTCCAATCGAGTGGTCCAAAAAGGTCCCCTGAAAGGATTGGTAATCCAAGCGGTTCCCGGCAAAAACTTGGGCCTTTTCACCCgtgaacatattgagcaagGCCGCTTTGTCTGTGAATATGCGGGCGAAGTGATTGGCCAGGTTCAAGCTGAGGCCAGGATTCGAGCTCAAGATCATCTTGGACAAGATAACTACATCTTGAAGGTGGTGGAGCATGTGGAGAAGGAACCCGTAATCACTTTGATTGATCCCACAGCCATTGGGAACATTGGGAGGTACATCAACCACTCGTGTGATCCCAATCTGGTGATGATTCCCGTACGAATTGGTTCCATGGTCCCACATGTGGCTTTATTTGCCTGCCGAGATATCCAAGCTCAGGAGGAGCTCAATTTCCATTATGGATCAAGAAGGGACCATCCAAGCAATGGTGAAATTTTGGAACACAGAACGCGCTGTCTTTGTAGAACGAAGAGTTGTTCTGGTTTCTTACccagtttgaaatga
- the LOC131883305 gene encoding probable histone-lysine N-methyltransferase set-23 isoform X1, with protein MDKMDQLEDDYDHPASLSATLSYCPTNVPGQGCDLDLFYTIPLGCDCSNLCSHPQSCSCQILDQPNYNDDGKYQHAFNQDIPIFECHESCGSGSGRTCSNRVVQKGPLKGLVIQAVPGKNLGLFTREHIEQGRFVCEYAGEVIGQVQAEARIRAQDHLGQDNYILKVVEHVEKEPVITLIDPTAIGNIGRYINHSCDPNLVMIPVRIGSMVPHVALFACRDIQAQEELNFHYGSRRDHPSNGEILEHRTRCLCRTKSCSGFLPSLK; from the exons ATGGAC AAGATGGATCAATTGGAGGACGATTACGATCATCCGGCAAGTTTAAGTGCCACTCTCTCATATTGTCCCACCAATGTACCGGGTCAAGGCTGTGATTTGGACTTGTTTTACACGATTCCATTGGGCTGTGATTGCTCCAATCTTTGTTCCCATCCTCAATCATGCTCATGTCAGATCTTGGATCAACCTAATTACAATGACGATGGTAAATACCAACATGCTTTCAATCAAGACATTCCCATCTTTGAATGTCATGAGAGTTGTGGAAGTGGTTCTGGACGGACTTGTTCCAATCGAGTGGTCCAAAAAGGTCCCCTGAAAGGATTGGTAATCCAAGCGGTTCCCGGCAAAAACTTGGGCCTTTTCACCCgtgaacatattgagcaagGCCGCTTTGTCTGTGAATATGCGGGCGAAGTGATTGGCCAGGTTCAAGCTGAGGCCAGGATTCGAGCTCAAGATCATCTTGGACAAGATAACTACATCTTGAAGGTGGTGGAGCATGTGGAGAAGGAACCCGTAATCACTTTGATTGATCCCACAGCCATTGGGAACATTGGGAGGTACATCAACCACTCGTGTGATCCCAATCTGGTGATGATTCCCGTACGAATTGGTTCCATGGTCCCACATGTGGCTTTATTTGCCTGCCGAGATATCCAAGCTCAGGAGGAGCTCAATTTCCATTATGGATCAAGAAGGGACCATCCAAGCAATGGTGAAATTTTGGAACACAGAACGCGCTGTCTTTGTAGAACGAAGAGTTGTTCTGGTTTCTTACccagtttgaaatga